The genomic DNA GAACTTCGTGGGCATCGACACCTTCGCCCAGTCCATCGTCAAGAGCAAGTACGCCGCCCAGTACCCCCTTGCCAACCTGATGGACGTGGTCTACGAGGAGCATAAGGGGAGCGCGCTGGTGGGGGCACTGGGAGCCCTGCTTGCGGCGCAGTACAACAAGCCCTACATCGGCGGCGTCTTCGGTATCGAAATCCCCGTTCTCTGGAAGTTCGAGATCGGCTACAAGTGGGGGGCCCGCTGGGGAACCGAGTGGCTGGCCAAGCACCAGCCGGGGAAGGCCTTTAAGTACAACACCGGGTTCGTCCTGTGGACCTACACCGGGACCTTCAGCGACATTCCCAAGGGCTACGCGGCGGCCAAGGCCATGTACGCCAAGGATGCGGTCGCCGTCTACAACATCGCCGGCCCCCTGGGACTGGGAATCAACCAGGCCGTGCAAGAGCTGGCCAGGGCCCGGGGCCTGAAGATGGGGCCGCCCTTCTGGATCGGTGTGGACGCCAACCAGGACTGGATCAACCCCGGCTTCGTCATCGCCAGCATGATGAAGCGGGTGGACAAGGGCGTCTACTTCACCACCAAGTGGGTGCGGGACGGGAGGTTCCGCGATCTGGTGAAGCAGAACAACGGCGTCCTGGTCCTGGGCATCGGCACGCGGGTGGCTGGGGCCCTGGCGGAGGGAATCTCCGTGAGCACGCTGGCGGACCTGGAAGAGTTCGTCAAGATGGGGGAAAACGCCCAGAAGCTAACGGGGAAGAAGGTCCTCCCCGCTCCCCCGGCAGAGATTCGCGCCCGGGTCAAGGCCATGCGGGACGCGCAGCCGCCGTGGATCTGGAGCGCGATGGCCGAGCTGGAGCGGGCGATCCGGGAGGGCAAGGCGGTCGTCCCCCTGGTGATCACCAAGCCGGACATCGAGAAGTGGCGTAAGGAGCTGGGCTAGGCCGGTCACGGCGTGACCGCCTGGGGCAGGTCGGCGGATCGGGCCACCACGGGCCGGAGAGGCCGGCCTGCCCGTTTAATTGCGCCTCCCGCCACTCGCCAGGGCGCAATGGGCGCGCCACCGGAGGCGGGCCAGGCAGGGGCGCGTGGGGACGGGCGGTGATCCGGATGCACTCGCAGCTGCACGTTGAGATGCGCGGCATCCACAAGGTCTACGCTGATGGGACGGTCGCCCTGCGGGGCGTGGACTTCCACCTGCGCCGGGGGGAGATCGTCGGTCTGCTGGGCGAGAACGGGGCGGGCAAGACCACCCTGATGAAGATCCTCTCAGGGCTGCTGCGGCCCACGCGGGGGGAGCTGGTGGTCCAGGGGCGGACCGTGCAGTTTCGCAACCCCGACGACGCCCTGCGAGCCGGCATCGGCATGGTGCACCAGACCTTCACCCTGGTCCCGCCGTATACGGCCCTGCAGAACATCGTCCTGGGACAGGAGGAGGCCGCCCCCCTGGCCCCGCTGCGGGTGCAGGTGGCGCAGCAGCGGGTCTCCCAGCTGCTGGCCCAGACCGGTCTTGCGGTCCCCCTGGACGTCCCGGTGGAATCTCTGCCCATCGGGGTACAGCAGCGCGTGGAGATTCTCAAGGTCCTCTACCGCGGCACCTCGGTACTGATCCTGGATGAACCCACCTCCGCCCTGACGCCCACCGAGGTCGGCGATCTCTTCGACTTTCTCGGGCGGCTGAAGGCCGGCGGCACCACCATCGTCTTCATCACGCACAAGCTGCGGGAGGTGCTGGAGATCTCCGACCGTATCGTTGTCCTGCGCGCCGGGCAGGTAGCGGGGGAAGTCCCGGCGGAGGGGGCGTCCGCGGAGGACCTGGCGGAGCTGATGGTGGGCCGGAAGATCGTCCCCCGGGTCAGCCGCTCCGCCCGGCCCGCAGGGGAGCCGGTGCTTGCCGTGCGGGACCTGCGTGTGCTCAACGACCAGGGAGGAGTGGCGGTGCGGGGGCTCGGCTTCGAGGTGCGGGCGGGAGAGATCTTCGGCATCGCCGGGGTGGAGGGCAACGGACAGAGCGAGCTGGTGCAGGCCCTCACCGGCCTGCGGCCGCCGGCCGGAGGCGAGCTGGTGCTGAACGGCACCCGCGTGGCGCACCTCCACCCCCTGGCCCTCTACCGGCAGGGGGTCTGCCACATCCCGGAGGACAAGGCCCGCTTCGGCCTTGCCCTCAACTTCGACCTGGCCGAGAACGCCATCCTCAGCCGGCAGGCGGAACCCGTCTTCCTCCGCCCTATGGGCCGGCTGCACTGGACCCGTATCCTGGCCTACGCCCGGCAACTGGTGGAGCGGTTCAACGTGATCGCCCCCGGGATCCGCGCCGCGGTACGCAGCCTGAGCGGAGGCAACCAGCAGCGGCTGCTGGTGGGCCGTGAGCTTAGCAAGCAGCCGGTGCTGGTGGTGGCCATGCACCCCACCCGCGGCCTGGACATCGCCTCCACCGTGTACATCCGGGAGCTGCTGGTGCAGATGCGGGACCAGGGAAAGGGCGTCCTCCTGGTCTCGGCCGACCTGGACGAGATCCTGGAGCTCAGCGACCGCATCGCCGTCATGTACGAGGGGGCGTTCATCGGCACGGGGACGGCGGAGGAGTTCAGCCGGGAAGAGATCGGCCTGATGATGGGAGGCGTCGTCCCGCGGGGCCGCCAGTGAGCGCCCGCCTCCGCCTTCCCCGACCACTGGTGGAATCGCTGGCCACCATTGCCGTCGGCCTGGTGGCTGGTGGCCTGCTGATGCTCGTCTTCGGCAACAACCCGCTGCGGGCTTACCAGGCCCTGTTCGTGGGCGCCTTCGGCAGTCTGGAGGACGTGCTGGAGACGCTGGCCTTCGCCACCCCGCTGATGCTCACCGGCTTGACCTTTGCGGTGGGGGTTCGGGCGGG from Armatimonadota bacterium includes the following:
- a CDS encoding BMP family ABC transporter substrate-binding protein — protein: MRTRQWVPVLVTVVAALLLQPFAQSSAPAAPRAFKIAVVSDVGGRGDLSFNDMAFKGGEDAERDFGVRMVEVVSKVEADYVPNLTTAARDPDVQLVVGVGFLLSDALAEVARKFPDKNFVGIDTFAQSIVKSKYAAQYPLANLMDVVYEEHKGSALVGALGALLAAQYNKPYIGGVFGIEIPVLWKFEIGYKWGARWGTEWLAKHQPGKAFKYNTGFVLWTYTGTFSDIPKGYAAAKAMYAKDAVAVYNIAGPLGLGINQAVQELARARGLKMGPPFWIGVDANQDWINPGFVIASMMKRVDKGVYFTTKWVRDGRFRDLVKQNNGVLVLGIGTRVAGALAEGISVSTLADLEEFVKMGENAQKLTGKKVLPAPPAEIRARVKAMRDAQPPWIWSAMAELERAIREGKAVVPLVITKPDIEKWRKELG
- a CDS encoding ABC transporter ATP-binding protein; the protein is MHSQLHVEMRGIHKVYADGTVALRGVDFHLRRGEIVGLLGENGAGKTTLMKILSGLLRPTRGELVVQGRTVQFRNPDDALRAGIGMVHQTFTLVPPYTALQNIVLGQEEAAPLAPLRVQVAQQRVSQLLAQTGLAVPLDVPVESLPIGVQQRVEILKVLYRGTSVLILDEPTSALTPTEVGDLFDFLGRLKAGGTTIVFITHKLREVLEISDRIVVLRAGQVAGEVPAEGASAEDLAELMVGRKIVPRVSRSARPAGEPVLAVRDLRVLNDQGGVAVRGLGFEVRAGEIFGIAGVEGNGQSELVQALTGLRPPAGGELVLNGTRVAHLHPLALYRQGVCHIPEDKARFGLALNFDLAENAILSRQAEPVFLRPMGRLHWTRILAYARQLVERFNVIAPGIRAAVRSLSGGNQQRLLVGRELSKQPVLVVAMHPTRGLDIASTVYIRELLVQMRDQGKGVLLVSADLDEILELSDRIAVMYEGAFIGTGTAEEFSREEIGLMMGGVVPRGRQ